In one window of Burkholderia cenocepacia DNA:
- a CDS encoding bacterioferritin-associated ferredoxin — protein MIVCVCKSVSDRKIRASLAEGVNSFDELQFELGVATCCGKCEESVRDLMAEQGVCASRCGVEHHAHPIPVTFYDRKAA, from the coding sequence ATGATCGTCTGCGTGTGCAAGTCTGTTTCCGATCGCAAGATTCGCGCGTCCCTTGCCGAGGGCGTGAACTCTTTCGATGAACTCCAGTTCGAGCTCGGCGTGGCCACGTGCTGCGGCAAGTGCGAGGAGTCCGTACGCGACCTCATGGCCGAACAAGGCGTCTGCGCGAGCCGGTGCGGTGTCGAGCATCATGCTCATCCGATCCCGGTCACGTTCTACGACCGCAAGGCGGCCTGA
- a CDS encoding energy transducer TonB translates to MQASHLAPAGAMPAAPRMNPRVIVVAVGVLAAHAIMLTAAWLHRNAPPPKSVEVQTITAQLITPAPITQQVAAESIPQPAPPKPVPRVKPKVEPKPVQKAAKPTPQPVAPSPAPSPTPAPAADPTPAPAAPAPAAPAATPGPARETMQVSAPKNVPTLQCNFVKPDYPSMSRRRGESGTAYVHFVVGVTGKIESIDLQKSSGYPRLDDAALDAMRSTTCRPYVENGQAIRAARTQPYSFGLTD, encoded by the coding sequence ATGCAGGCTTCGCATCTCGCTCCTGCCGGCGCCATGCCGGCTGCACCACGTATGAATCCCCGAGTGATCGTCGTCGCGGTCGGTGTGCTTGCCGCACACGCGATCATGCTGACGGCCGCGTGGCTCCATCGCAACGCGCCGCCGCCGAAATCGGTCGAAGTCCAGACGATCACCGCGCAGCTCATCACGCCTGCGCCGATCACGCAGCAGGTCGCGGCCGAGTCGATCCCGCAGCCCGCACCGCCGAAGCCCGTGCCGCGCGTGAAACCCAAGGTCGAGCCGAAGCCGGTGCAGAAGGCGGCGAAGCCGACGCCGCAGCCGGTTGCGCCCTCGCCGGCTCCGTCGCCCACCCCCGCGCCTGCCGCCGACCCAACGCCTGCTCCGGCCGCGCCCGCTCCCGCGGCACCAGCCGCCACGCCGGGCCCGGCGCGCGAAACGATGCAGGTCAGCGCGCCGAAGAACGTGCCGACGCTCCAATGCAACTTCGTGAAGCCCGACTATCCGTCGATGTCGCGCCGCCGCGGCGAATCGGGTACCGCCTATGTTCACTTCGTCGTCGGCGTGACCGGCAAGATCGAAAGTATCGATCTGCAGAAGAGCAGCGGCTATCCGCGCCTCGACGATGCCGCACTCGACGCGATGCGCTCGACCACCTGCCGTCCGTACGTCGAGAACGGCCAGGCGATCCGCGCTGCCCGCACACAGCCCTACAGCTTCGGGCTCACCGACTAA
- a CDS encoding MotA/TolQ/ExbB proton channel family protein: MQSYGIAHVWAQGDFVTRAIAITLLVMSVLSWIVIVIKGWNVIRLNRLTKNAEQAFWHSDNFDDGIKKLGLAASTPNDNPFLALALSGKEAADHHHQTQPHLHDRMDVSDWVTRCLKDTMDEAISRMQSGLAILASVGSTAPFVGLFGTVWGIYHALLAIGATGQTSIDQVAGPVGESLIMTAFGLFVAIPAVLGYNALTRANKGVVSKLRRFAHGLHAYFVTGASLASSSTRDGLRLASRAAS; the protein is encoded by the coding sequence ATGCAAAGCTACGGTATCGCGCACGTCTGGGCGCAAGGTGATTTCGTCACGCGCGCCATTGCGATCACGCTGCTCGTGATGTCGGTCCTGTCGTGGATCGTGATCGTCATCAAGGGCTGGAACGTGATTCGCCTGAACCGCCTCACGAAGAATGCCGAACAGGCATTCTGGCATTCCGACAATTTCGACGACGGCATCAAGAAGCTCGGCCTCGCCGCATCGACGCCGAACGACAACCCGTTCCTCGCGCTCGCGCTGTCGGGCAAGGAAGCCGCCGACCACCACCATCAGACGCAACCGCACCTGCACGACCGCATGGACGTATCGGACTGGGTCACGCGCTGCCTGAAGGACACGATGGACGAAGCCATCTCGCGCATGCAGAGCGGCCTCGCGATCCTCGCATCGGTCGGCAGCACGGCGCCGTTCGTCGGCCTGTTCGGCACGGTCTGGGGCATCTACCACGCGCTGCTCGCCATCGGCGCCACCGGCCAGACGTCGATCGACCAGGTCGCGGGCCCGGTCGGCGAATCGCTGATCATGACGGCCTTCGGCCTGTTCGTCGCGATTCCCGCGGTGCTCGGCTACAACGCACTGACCCGCGCGAACAAGGGCGTCGTCAGCAAGCTGCGCCGCTTCGCGCACGGTCTGCACGCGTACTTCGTGACGGGTGCGAGCCTCGCGTCGTCGTCGACGCGCGACGGTCTGCGTCTCGCATCGCGCGCCGCCAGCTGA
- a CDS encoding ExbD/TolR family protein — MAMNTGFSDDDDDAVMSEINMTPLVDVMLVLLIIFLVTIPAMQHAVKIDLPHASSQPVDEKPQTVDVAIQGDGTILWDDHTVTREQLQARIAEAAKRTPQPELHLRADRKVAYEHVAEVMSDAQAGGLTKLGFVTEPGAKAK, encoded by the coding sequence ATGGCCATGAACACCGGTTTCAGCGACGATGACGACGATGCCGTGATGAGCGAGATCAACATGACGCCGCTCGTCGACGTCATGCTCGTACTCCTGATCATTTTTCTCGTGACGATCCCGGCGATGCAGCATGCGGTGAAGATCGACCTGCCGCACGCCAGCAGCCAGCCCGTCGACGAAAAGCCGCAGACCGTCGACGTCGCGATCCAGGGCGACGGCACGATCCTGTGGGACGACCACACGGTCACGCGCGAACAGTTGCAGGCGCGCATCGCGGAAGCCGCGAAACGCACGCCGCAGCCGGAGCTGCATCTGCGCGCGGATCGCAAGGTTGCGTACGAGCACGTCGCGGAAGTGATGTCGGATGCGCAGGCAGGCGGCCTGACGAAGCTGGGCTTCGTGACGGAGCCGGGTGCAAAAGCGAAGTAA
- a CDS encoding LysR family transcriptional regulator — MNIDAHNLNDLMYFSQVVEHGGFSAAERVLGISKSRLSRRLTELEAALGVRLLQRSTRKLALTEAGELFYQHCQAMLAEAQAAMNAVQQLRASPRGSVRVSVPVTLSQTMLSRILPEFLRRYPEVKVHVRVTNRVIDLFEDSIDVALRVRSEPPQNANIVVRPLWRTEQMLVGAPSLLSQNAPPLAPDDLTGFETLDTPSVDGRHVFNLIAPDGTRHVHEHDPRLVTADLMTIREAVLDGLGIAALPEMMYGNALRAGQLSPVMPGWTLPVPQLYAVFVSRQGMPPAVRAFVDYLVEKLDHGAYKEPGCPERAKQEAAADVSAT, encoded by the coding sequence ATGAATATCGATGCACATAACCTGAACGACCTGATGTACTTCTCGCAGGTCGTCGAACATGGCGGCTTTTCGGCCGCCGAGCGCGTGCTGGGCATCTCGAAATCGCGTCTGTCGCGACGCCTGACCGAGCTCGAGGCGGCGCTCGGCGTGCGCCTGCTGCAGCGTTCGACGCGCAAGCTCGCGCTGACCGAGGCGGGGGAGTTGTTCTACCAGCATTGCCAGGCGATGCTCGCCGAAGCGCAGGCCGCGATGAACGCGGTGCAGCAGTTGCGCGCGTCACCACGCGGCTCGGTGCGGGTCAGCGTGCCGGTGACGCTGTCGCAGACGATGCTGTCGCGCATCCTGCCCGAATTCCTGCGCCGCTATCCCGAGGTGAAGGTGCATGTCCGCGTGACGAATCGCGTGATCGACCTGTTCGAGGACTCGATCGACGTTGCGTTGCGCGTGCGCTCCGAGCCGCCGCAGAACGCCAACATCGTCGTGCGGCCGCTGTGGCGCACCGAGCAGATGCTGGTGGGCGCGCCGAGCCTGCTGAGCCAGAATGCGCCGCCGCTGGCGCCGGACGACCTGACCGGCTTCGAGACGCTCGATACGCCGAGCGTCGACGGCCGGCACGTATTCAACCTGATCGCGCCGGATGGAACGCGCCACGTGCACGAGCATGATCCGCGGCTCGTGACGGCCGACCTGATGACGATCCGCGAGGCCGTGCTCGATGGCCTCGGCATCGCCGCGCTGCCGGAGATGATGTACGGCAACGCGCTGCGCGCGGGGCAACTGTCGCCCGTGATGCCGGGCTGGACGCTGCCGGTGCCGCAGCTGTACGCGGTGTTCGTGTCGCGGCAGGGGATGCCGCCCGCGGTCCGTGCGTTCGTCGATTACCTGGTCGAGAAGCTCGACCATGGCGCGTACAAGGAGCCGGGTTGCCCCGAGCGCGCGAAGCAGGAAGCAGCGGCCGATGTTTCGGCGACCTGA
- a CDS encoding pirin family protein, with amino-acid sequence MTTARSLDRTYPALRTTEGGGFVVHRPFPTRLLMDFDPFLLLDEMGPVDYAPGEAVGAPDHPHRGFETVTYALDGRFRHRDSSGHTGTLGPGDVQWMTAGAGVVHSEMPDPAFAEAGGRSHGFQLWVNLPRRDKMIAPRYQEIPAARIPTATSPDGRARVRVIAGEAFGVQAAIETRTPILYQHFTLEPGATVTQPVPAGYRVFAYPIDGTGLYGPDRQAVDARHMIVYGDDGDTVTFAAGDTSLDLLLIGGVPLNEPIVRYGPFVMNTEEEIRQAVVDYQTGRMGRIEA; translated from the coding sequence ATGACGACCGCTCGCTCGCTTGATCGTACCTACCCCGCGCTTCGCACCACCGAAGGCGGCGGTTTCGTGGTTCACCGTCCGTTCCCGACGCGGCTGCTGATGGACTTCGATCCGTTCCTGCTGCTCGATGAAATGGGCCCCGTCGACTACGCCCCCGGCGAAGCCGTGGGCGCGCCCGACCATCCGCATCGCGGCTTCGAGACCGTGACGTACGCGCTCGACGGGCGCTTCCGCCATCGCGACTCGTCCGGCCATACCGGCACGCTCGGCCCCGGCGACGTGCAGTGGATGACGGCCGGCGCCGGCGTCGTGCACAGCGAGATGCCGGATCCGGCGTTCGCCGAGGCAGGCGGGCGTTCCCACGGCTTCCAGCTGTGGGTCAATCTGCCGCGCCGCGACAAGATGATCGCACCGCGCTACCAGGAGATCCCGGCCGCACGCATTCCGACCGCGACGTCGCCGGACGGCCGCGCGCGCGTGCGCGTCATCGCCGGCGAAGCATTCGGCGTACAGGCCGCGATCGAGACGCGCACACCGATTCTCTACCAGCACTTCACGCTGGAGCCGGGTGCGACGGTCACGCAGCCCGTGCCGGCCGGTTATCGCGTGTTTGCCTATCCGATCGACGGAACGGGCCTCTACGGGCCTGACAGGCAGGCGGTCGACGCACGGCACATGATCGTCTACGGCGACGATGGCGACACCGTCACGTTCGCTGCGGGTGACACGTCGCTCGACCTGCTGCTGATCGGCGGCGTGCCGCTCAACGAGCCGATCGTCCGCTACGGCCCGTTCGTGATGAATACCGAAGAAGAGATCCGGCAGGCCGTCGTCGACTACCAGACCGGTCGCATGGGCCGCATCGAAGCGTGA
- a CDS encoding SRPBCC family protein: MNFEHLIQINSDEPGVPSLTRDQLWEGLVLRAEQPQLFVIGLDSCVIHERTDTTLERELHYGHATVRDHVTFTPNQQVRYDIRAADGEIGGSLTMTIEERDDRQLFLRFEYRTTLTVTDDSEEARQTHGIVKEAYRTSDIDTVRLIREYAQGRKDPDPLH, encoded by the coding sequence TTGAACTTCGAACACCTGATCCAGATCAACTCCGACGAACCGGGCGTGCCGAGCCTCACCCGCGACCAGCTCTGGGAAGGCCTCGTATTGCGTGCAGAACAGCCGCAACTGTTCGTGATCGGCCTCGACAGCTGCGTCATCCACGAACGGACGGACACGACGCTCGAACGCGAACTCCATTACGGCCACGCGACCGTGCGCGACCACGTGACGTTCACGCCGAACCAGCAGGTCCGCTATGACATCCGCGCCGCCGATGGCGAGATCGGCGGCTCGCTGACGATGACGATCGAGGAGCGCGACGACCGCCAACTGTTCCTGCGTTTCGAGTACCGCACGACGCTGACGGTTACGGACGACAGCGAAGAAGCGCGACAGACGCACGGGATCGTCAAGGAGGCGTACCGCACGTCGGATATCGACACCGTTCGCCTGATCCGCGAGTACGCGCAAGGTCGCAAGGACCCCGATCCGCTGCACTGA
- the hemP gene encoding hemin uptake protein HemP: protein MTDTMRPTTLTLRRTTSTAASSRQKTAAVTTPAKPAGNRDPGTRVVNSDTLLQGQSHISIAHNGETYQLRATRLGKLILTK from the coding sequence ATGACCGACACCATGCGCCCGACCACGCTGACCCTGCGCCGCACCACCAGCACCGCAGCCAGCAGCCGTCAGAAGACGGCAGCGGTCACCACGCCGGCGAAACCCGCCGGCAACCGCGATCCAGGCACGCGGGTCGTCAACAGCGATACGCTGCTGCAAGGCCAAAGCCACATCAGCATCGCGCATAACGGAGAGACTTACCAGTTGCGGGCCACGCGGCTCGGCAAACTGATCCTGACGAAGTAA
- a CDS encoding 4Fe-4S binding protein: MSVVAAVKPGWLAQAGQWMQRHGALIRGIQWIVVAVYAFLIIVPAVLPLPDDSAHLWNNLTLIAQFAFWGIWWPFVLLSMVMLGRVWCGVLCPEGALTEYASKFGRGGPIPRWIRWGGWPFVAFGITTIYGQMVSVYQYPLAVLFVLGGSTVGAIVIGVLYGREKRVWCKYLCPVNGVFGLLARLAPMRYKVDEDAWRRSYKNGEHGHRVIPINCAPLVPLRNMKGAADCHMCGRCSGHRDAISLSLRSPSDEVVNLGAERANPWDTALILYGLLGVAIGAFHWTVSPWFVQIKQWLAGWLIDHDITWPLETNAPWFLLTHYPDRNDVFSWLDGGLVVSYIVGTGLVYGTALLVLLAGATLMLGRFDRVRLHHLAQALIPIAGAGVFLGLSATTLSLLRAEHVPLGWATDVRIAILVGANVWSAWLAWKVTGRYAAWPRRLAAFAWFAVGLAVVDSAWWLMFWGF, encoded by the coding sequence ATGAGCGTTGTCGCCGCCGTCAAGCCGGGCTGGCTCGCGCAGGCGGGCCAGTGGATGCAGCGCCACGGTGCGCTGATCCGCGGTATCCAGTGGATCGTCGTCGCCGTCTACGCGTTCCTGATCATCGTGCCGGCCGTGTTGCCGCTGCCGGACGATTCCGCGCATCTGTGGAACAACCTCACGCTCATCGCGCAATTCGCGTTCTGGGGCATCTGGTGGCCGTTCGTGCTGCTGTCGATGGTGATGCTCGGCCGCGTGTGGTGCGGCGTGCTGTGCCCGGAGGGCGCGCTCACGGAATATGCGAGCAAGTTCGGCCGTGGCGGCCCGATTCCGCGCTGGATCCGGTGGGGCGGCTGGCCGTTCGTCGCGTTCGGCATCACGACGATCTACGGGCAGATGGTCAGCGTGTACCAGTACCCGCTCGCGGTGCTGTTCGTGCTCGGCGGCTCGACCGTCGGCGCGATCGTGATCGGCGTGCTGTACGGCCGCGAGAAACGCGTGTGGTGCAAGTACCTGTGTCCGGTCAACGGCGTGTTCGGGCTGCTCGCGCGGCTCGCGCCGATGCGCTACAAGGTCGACGAGGATGCGTGGCGCCGTTCGTACAAGAACGGCGAGCACGGCCATCGCGTGATTCCGATCAACTGCGCGCCGCTCGTGCCGTTGCGCAACATGAAGGGCGCGGCGGACTGCCATATGTGCGGCCGCTGCAGCGGGCACCGCGACGCGATTTCGCTGTCGCTGCGCTCGCCGTCCGACGAAGTCGTGAACCTCGGTGCAGAGCGGGCCAACCCGTGGGACACCGCACTGATCCTGTACGGCCTGCTCGGCGTGGCGATCGGCGCGTTCCACTGGACCGTCAGCCCGTGGTTCGTGCAGATCAAGCAATGGCTCGCGGGCTGGTTGATCGACCACGACATCACGTGGCCGCTCGAGACCAATGCACCGTGGTTTCTGCTCACGCACTACCCGGACCGCAACGACGTATTCTCCTGGCTCGATGGCGGGCTGGTCGTCAGCTACATCGTCGGCACGGGGCTCGTGTACGGCACGGCGCTGCTGGTGTTGCTGGCCGGCGCGACGCTGATGCTCGGCCGCTTCGATCGCGTGCGCCTGCATCACCTCGCCCAGGCGTTGATCCCGATCGCGGGGGCGGGCGTGTTCCTCGGATTGTCGGCCACGACGCTGTCGTTGCTGCGCGCCGAGCATGTGCCGCTCGGCTGGGCAACCGATGTGCGCATCGCGATTCTGGTCGGCGCCAACGTATGGAGTGCGTGGCTCGCGTGGAAGGTGACGGGGCGCTATGCGGCGTGGCCGCGCCGGCTCGCGGCATTCGCATGGTTCGCCGTCGGGCTGGCGGTCGTCGACAGCGCATGGTGGTTGATGTTCTGGGGGTTCTGA
- a CDS encoding FTR1 family protein — translation MGQILFIVWRESVEALLVVGILYAWLKNGDDDARRGLPFLWAGVGVGLLMAIGLGAALVGFTEVLSGDAQDYFQTAMVLIACVLIVQMVLWMRRHGRTLKRDMEQSLQQSTRDSNWWGVAVLVALAIAREGSETVIFLYGLGFGQSGHVDGSQMLAVVIGLGLAFLTFYLLQLGGKYFSWRHFFRVTEVMLLFLGAGLFQTGVDKLIDKEILPLGISQVWDTSAILDDSGTFGSLVATLTGYRAHPALTNLVAYAVYWAVVWLLMKRASRRPAVAAGRAA, via the coding sequence ATGGGTCAGATCTTGTTCATCGTCTGGCGGGAGAGCGTCGAAGCGCTGCTCGTCGTCGGCATTCTCTATGCATGGCTGAAAAACGGCGACGACGACGCGCGCCGCGGCCTGCCTTTCCTCTGGGCCGGTGTCGGCGTCGGCCTGCTGATGGCCATCGGCCTCGGCGCCGCGCTGGTCGGGTTCACCGAAGTGCTGTCCGGCGACGCGCAGGACTATTTCCAGACGGCGATGGTGCTGATCGCCTGCGTGCTGATCGTGCAGATGGTGCTGTGGATGCGCCGGCACGGCCGCACGCTCAAGCGCGACATGGAGCAGTCGCTGCAGCAAAGCACGCGCGATTCGAACTGGTGGGGCGTCGCCGTGCTGGTCGCGCTCGCGATCGCGCGCGAAGGCAGCGAGACGGTGATCTTCCTGTACGGCCTCGGTTTCGGCCAGTCGGGCCACGTCGACGGCAGCCAGATGCTCGCGGTCGTGATCGGCCTCGGCCTCGCGTTTCTCACCTTCTATCTGCTGCAGCTCGGCGGCAAGTACTTCTCGTGGCGGCATTTCTTCCGCGTCACCGAAGTGATGCTGCTGTTCCTCGGCGCGGGCCTGTTCCAGACCGGCGTCGACAAACTGATCGACAAGGAAATCCTGCCGCTCGGCATCTCGCAGGTGTGGGATACGTCCGCGATCCTCGATGATTCGGGCACGTTCGGTTCGCTCGTCGCGACGCTGACCGGCTATCGCGCACACCCGGCGCTGACCAACCTGGTGGCCTATGCGGTGTACTGGGCGGTCGTCTGGTTGTTGATGAAGCGCGCGAGCCGCCGTCCGGCCGTTGCAGCGGGTCGCGCGGCATGA
- a CDS encoding cupredoxin domain-containing protein, with translation MKIPQKIVAAAAALWLAGAAHAADLPTFKLEMTDGKLNPARIEVPAGQRFKIEIRNTGKGAAEFESVQLRKEKVLAPGADSFVVVAPLSPGEYKFFDDFHQQAQGVIVAK, from the coding sequence ATGAAGATTCCCCAGAAAATCGTTGCCGCGGCCGCTGCGCTGTGGCTTGCCGGCGCGGCGCATGCAGCCGATCTGCCGACGTTCAAGCTCGAGATGACGGATGGCAAGCTGAATCCTGCCCGCATCGAAGTGCCGGCCGGCCAGCGTTTCAAGATCGAGATCCGGAACACCGGCAAGGGCGCTGCCGAATTCGAGAGCGTGCAGTTGCGCAAGGAGAAGGTGCTCGCGCCGGGCGCCGATTCGTTCGTGGTCGTCGCCCCGCTGTCGCCGGGCGAATACAAGTTTTTCGACGATTTCCACCAGCAGGCACAGGGCGTGATCGTCGCGAAGTAA
- a CDS encoding iron transporter, whose amino-acid sequence MLGSSFIRTTVAVAAALAAMSASAAEYPIGKQQIQGGMEIGAVYLQPITMDPEGMMRKASDSDIHLEADIHAVKNNPTGFAEGDWMPYLQVTYKLTKQGDTKWKAEGDLMGMVASDGPHYGDNVKLAGPGKYHLTMVVKPPMQSGHMAFGRHVDKETGVGPWFKPITLEYDFPFAGIGKKGGY is encoded by the coding sequence ATGTTGGGTTCTTCGTTCATCCGCACGACGGTTGCGGTAGCGGCGGCGCTTGCCGCGATGTCGGCCTCGGCTGCCGAGTATCCGATCGGCAAGCAGCAGATCCAGGGCGGCATGGAAATCGGCGCGGTGTATCTGCAGCCGATCACGATGGACCCGGAAGGCATGATGCGCAAGGCGTCGGATTCCGACATTCACCTCGAGGCCGACATCCATGCGGTCAAGAACAACCCGACCGGTTTCGCGGAAGGCGACTGGATGCCGTACCTGCAGGTCACGTACAAGCTGACGAAGCAGGGCGACACGAAGTGGAAGGCCGAAGGCGACCTGATGGGCATGGTCGCGAGCGACGGCCCGCACTACGGCGACAACGTGAAGCTCGCCGGCCCGGGCAAGTATCACCTGACGATGGTCGTCAAGCCGCCGATGCAGTCGGGTCACATGGCGTTCGGTCGCCACGTCGACAAGGAAACGGGCGTGGGCCCGTGGTTCAAGCCCATCACGCTCGAGTACGACTTCCCGTTCGCCGGTATCGGCAAGAAGGGCGGTTACTGA
- the uvrB gene encoding excinuclease ABC subunit UvrB, which yields MSEHHAEVGDALDESKFVTFEGSPFQLYQPYPPAGDQPTAIDTLVEGVGDGLAFQTLLGVTGSGKTFTMANTIARLGRPAIVFAPNKTLAAQLYAEFREFFPRNAVEYFVSYYDYYQPEAYVPQRDLFIEKDSSINEHIEQMRLSATKSLMERRDVVIVATVSAIYGIGNPSEYHQMILTLRAGDKLGQRDVIARLIAMQYTRNEQDFQRGTFRVRGDTIDIFPAEHAEMAVRVELFDDEVETLQLFDPLTGRVRQKIPRFTVYPSSHYVTPRDTVMRAVETIKDELRERLEFFHRDGKLVEAQRLEQRTRFDLEMLQELGFCKGIENYSRHFSGAAPGDPPPTLVDYLPPDALMLLDESHVLIGQLNGMYNGDRARKENLVNYGFRLPSALDNRPLKFPEFERKMRQVVFVSATPADYEKRVTGQIAEQVVRPTGLVDPEIEVRPASSQVDDVLTEINARVKAGERVLITVLTKRMAEQLTEFLADHGVKVRYLHSDIDTVERVEIIRDLRLGTFDVLVGINLLREGLDIPEVSLVAILDADKEGFLRAERSLIQTIGRAARNVNGKAILYADNMTESMKRAIGETERRRAKQIAYNEKMGITPRGVVKRIKDIIDGVYNADDARAELKEAQQRAKFEDMSEKQLAKEIKRLEKQMADYAKNLEFEKAAATRDQLAVLRERVFGANVGDHISGGR from the coding sequence ATGTCCGAACATCATGCCGAAGTCGGCGACGCACTCGACGAATCCAAATTCGTCACTTTCGAAGGGTCGCCGTTCCAGCTTTACCAGCCCTATCCGCCCGCGGGCGACCAGCCGACCGCGATCGACACGCTCGTCGAAGGCGTCGGCGACGGCCTTGCCTTCCAGACGCTGCTCGGCGTGACCGGTTCGGGCAAGACCTTCACGATGGCGAACACGATCGCGCGGCTCGGCCGCCCGGCGATCGTGTTCGCGCCGAACAAGACGCTCGCGGCCCAGCTTTACGCGGAGTTTCGCGAGTTCTTCCCGCGCAACGCGGTCGAGTATTTCGTGTCGTACTACGACTACTACCAGCCTGAGGCCTACGTGCCGCAGCGCGACCTGTTCATCGAGAAGGATTCGTCGATCAACGAGCACATCGAGCAGATGCGGCTGTCGGCGACGAAGAGCCTGATGGAGCGTCGCGACGTGGTGATCGTCGCGACGGTGTCGGCGATCTACGGTATCGGCAATCCGTCCGAATACCACCAGATGATCCTGACGCTGCGCGCCGGCGACAAGCTCGGCCAGCGCGACGTGATCGCGCGATTGATCGCGATGCAATACACGCGCAACGAGCAGGACTTCCAGCGCGGCACGTTCCGCGTGCGCGGCGACACGATCGACATCTTCCCGGCCGAACACGCGGAAATGGCCGTGCGCGTCGAGCTGTTCGACGACGAAGTCGAGACGCTGCAGCTGTTCGATCCGCTGACCGGGCGCGTGCGGCAGAAGATTCCGCGTTTCACCGTGTACCCGTCGTCGCACTACGTGACGCCGCGTGACACCGTGATGCGCGCAGTCGAGACGATCAAGGACGAACTGCGCGAACGGCTCGAGTTCTTCCATCGCGACGGCAAGCTCGTCGAGGCGCAGCGCCTCGAGCAGCGCACGCGCTTCGATCTCGAAATGCTGCAGGAGCTCGGCTTCTGCAAGGGCATCGAGAACTATTCGCGGCATTTCTCGGGCGCGGCGCCCGGCGATCCGCCGCCGACACTCGTCGACTACCTGCCGCCCGACGCGCTGATGCTGCTCGACGAATCGCACGTGCTGATCGGCCAGCTGAACGGCATGTACAACGGCGACCGCGCGCGCAAGGAAAACCTCGTCAATTACGGGTTCCGCCTGCCGTCGGCGCTCGACAACCGGCCGCTGAAGTTCCCCGAGTTCGAGCGCAAGATGCGCCAGGTCGTGTTCGTGTCGGCCACGCCGGCCGACTACGAGAAACGCGTGACGGGGCAGATCGCCGAGCAGGTCGTGCGGCCGACCGGCCTCGTCGATCCGGAAATCGAAGTGCGCCCGGCGAGCTCGCAGGTCGACGACGTGCTGACCGAGATCAACGCGCGCGTGAAGGCCGGCGAGCGCGTGCTGATCACCGTGCTGACGAAGCGCATGGCCGAACAGCTGACCGAGTTCCTGGCCGATCATGGCGTCAAGGTGCGTTACCTGCACAGCGACATCGATACGGTCGAGCGCGTCGAGATCATCCGCGACCTGCGGCTCGGCACGTTCGACGTGCTGGTCGGGATCAACCTGCTGCGCGAGGGCCTCGACATTCCCGAAGTGTCGCTCGTCGCGATCCTCGACGCGGACAAGGAAGGCTTCCTGCGCGCCGAGCGCTCGCTGATCCAGACGATCGGCCGCGCCGCGCGGAACGTGAACGGCAAGGCGATCCTCTACGCGGACAACATGACCGAGTCGATGAAGCGCGCGATCGGCGAAACCGAGCGGCGCCGCGCGAAGCAGATCGCCTACAACGAAAAGATGGGCATCACGCCGCGCGGCGTCGTGAAGCGCATCAAGGACATCATCGACGGTGTCTACAACGCCGACGACGCGCGTGCGGAGCTGAAGGAGGCGCAACAGCGCGCGAAATTCGAGGACATGTCGGAAAAGCAGCTCGCGAAGGAAATCAAGCGTCTCGAGAAGCAGATGGCCGACTACGCGAAGAACCTCGAATTCGAGAAGGCCGCCGCAACCCGCGACCAGCTTGCCGTGCTGCGCGAACGCGTGTTCGGCGCGAACGTCGGCGACCACATCAGCGGCGGCCGGTAA